One Streptomyces lincolnensis genomic region harbors:
- a CDS encoding PP2C family protein-serine/threonine phosphatase: MQASHTVTLEQLPDLIARHAAAAGMHDTVVLVVDIRETVLRQLTGAGPNAGGGGQEFTVQGSLPGQAYQRVDLITEQERTGGPRGRRRWWVAINDGVERLGVLRADTDGDDEPTRRALRELASMTALLLLSKRSFSDSFARLVRTEPMNVAAEMQWNLTPPNAFAGREATVGAVMEPAYQFGGDAFDYAVADRTLHLAVFDAMGHDTTAGITANVAVAACRNARRQGASLVGTGRQVEETLVEQFGTSRYVTGILADLDLATGRLTWTNRGHPLPILLRDNRWTSELACPPAGPMGAGLGLPVQQRTEQLQPGDRLLLYTDGVVEARDARGGRFGRDRFIDFVRRHHSGRHTLHETLRRLMAAVLEHHDGTLEDDATVLLTEWRGGHPENLVP, translated from the coding sequence ATGCAGGCCAGCCACACGGTCACCCTCGAGCAGCTTCCGGACCTCATCGCCCGGCACGCCGCCGCGGCCGGTATGCACGACACGGTCGTGCTGGTGGTGGACATCCGGGAGACGGTGCTGCGGCAGCTGACCGGCGCGGGGCCCAACGCCGGGGGTGGCGGGCAGGAGTTCACCGTGCAGGGCAGCCTGCCCGGCCAGGCCTACCAGCGGGTGGACCTGATCACCGAACAGGAGCGGACAGGCGGCCCCCGGGGCCGTCGACGCTGGTGGGTGGCCATCAACGACGGCGTGGAGCGGCTGGGCGTGCTGCGCGCGGACACCGACGGTGACGACGAACCCACGCGTCGGGCCCTGCGCGAACTGGCTTCGATGACAGCCCTGTTGCTGCTGAGCAAGCGGTCCTTCAGTGACTCCTTCGCCCGTCTGGTGCGCACCGAGCCGATGAACGTGGCCGCGGAGATGCAGTGGAACCTCACTCCGCCGAACGCCTTCGCCGGGCGCGAGGCCACCGTGGGGGCCGTGATGGAGCCCGCCTATCAGTTCGGCGGCGACGCCTTCGACTACGCCGTGGCCGACCGCACCCTCCACCTCGCGGTCTTCGACGCCATGGGGCACGACACCACGGCCGGGATCACCGCCAACGTCGCCGTGGCCGCCTGCCGCAACGCCCGCCGCCAAGGGGCCTCGCTCGTCGGCACCGGCCGGCAGGTGGAGGAGACCCTGGTCGAGCAGTTCGGCACGAGCCGCTACGTCACGGGCATCCTGGCCGATCTGGATCTCGCGACCGGCCGGCTGACCTGGACCAACCGCGGACATCCCCTGCCGATCCTGCTGCGCGACAACCGGTGGACCAGCGAACTGGCCTGTCCCCCGGCCGGCCCGATGGGAGCGGGTCTGGGACTCCCCGTACAGCAGCGCACGGAGCAACTCCAGCCCGGTGACCGCCTGTTGCTGTACACCGACGGCGTCGTCGAGGCCCGCGACGCCCGCGGCGGGCGGTTCGGCCGGGACCGTTTCATCGACTTCGTCCGCCGCCACCACTCCGGCCGGCACACCCTGCACGAGACCCTGCGCCGCCTCATGGCGGCCGTACTGGAGCACCACGACGGAACTCTGGAGGACGACGCCACCGTCCTGCTCACCGAGTGGCGCGGCGGCCACCCGGAAAACCTCGTCCCCTGA
- a CDS encoding TetR/AcrR family transcriptional regulator — MTEVAAPRRGRITPEREAELYGAVLDLLREVGYDSLTMDTVAARTRSSKATLYRQWGGKAELVARAMRHHKPGSIADVDTGSLRGDFDALLSQENDAALEEMSALMRALAMAMHHNPDLRRAFRELLIEPELDEFNRVLRRAVDRGEVRADNSALDYVPHMMLGAMITCAVIEDRPPTQAFFRTYLDAVVLPALGV, encoded by the coding sequence ATGACGGAGGTCGCAGCGCCCCGTCGCGGCCGGATCACGCCGGAGCGCGAGGCCGAGCTGTACGGGGCCGTGCTCGACCTGCTCCGAGAGGTCGGCTACGACTCGCTGACCATGGACACCGTGGCCGCGCGCACCCGGTCCAGCAAGGCGACGCTGTACCGGCAGTGGGGCGGCAAGGCCGAGCTGGTCGCCCGCGCGATGCGCCACCACAAGCCCGGCAGCATCGCCGACGTCGACACCGGATCGCTGCGGGGCGACTTCGACGCCCTGCTGTCCCAGGAGAACGACGCCGCCCTGGAGGAGATGTCCGCGTTGATGCGCGCGCTGGCCATGGCCATGCACCACAACCCGGACCTCAGACGTGCCTTCCGCGAACTGCTCATAGAACCGGAGCTGGACGAGTTCAACCGGGTGCTCCGGCGCGCCGTCGACCGCGGCGAAGTCCGAGCGGACAACTCCGCGTTGGACTACGTGCCCCACATGATGCTCGGCGCCATGATCACCTGCGCCGTGATCGAGGACCGGCCGCCGACGCAGGCGTTCTTCCGGACCTACCTCGACGCCGTGGTCCTCCCCGCCCTCGGCGTGTGA
- the panD gene encoding aspartate 1-decarboxylase, giving the protein MLRTMFKSKIHRATVTQADLHYVGSVTIDADLLDAADLLPGELVHIVDITNGARLETYVIEGARGSGVIGINGAAAHLVHPGDLVIIISYAQMTDAEAREFEPRVVHVDRDNRIVALGADPSEPVPGSDQERSPQAVPA; this is encoded by the coding sequence ATGCTGCGCACCATGTTCAAGTCCAAGATCCACCGCGCCACCGTCACCCAGGCCGACCTGCACTACGTGGGATCGGTGACCATCGACGCGGACCTCCTCGACGCCGCCGACCTGCTGCCCGGCGAGCTCGTCCACATCGTCGACATCACCAACGGCGCCCGCCTGGAGACGTACGTCATCGAGGGCGCACGCGGCTCGGGCGTCATCGGCATCAACGGAGCGGCGGCGCACCTCGTCCACCCCGGCGACCTGGTGATCATCATCAGTTACGCTCAGATGACCGACGCCGAGGCGCGGGAGTTCGAGCCCCGGGTCGTGCACGTGGACCGCGACAACCGCATCGTGGCCCTGGGCGCCGACCCGTCCGAGCCGGTGCCGGGCTCGGACCAGGAGCGCAGCCCGCAGGCCGTCCCGGCCTGA
- a CDS encoding GNAT family N-acetyltransferase — protein sequence MSDIDIRDDRAAGRLEAVGGGEVVGRIEYFVLDAPATALVPVHTIVEPAHEGHGIAGSLARELYAIAAREGVAVAPLCPYVVKWAERHPDEAPAAGAELLDAAKQWLREHPERF from the coding sequence ATGAGCGACATCGATATCCGCGACGACCGGGCGGCGGGCCGCCTGGAGGCGGTCGGCGGCGGCGAAGTCGTCGGCCGCATCGAGTACTTCGTCCTCGACGCCCCCGCCACCGCGCTCGTCCCCGTCCACACGATCGTCGAACCCGCCCACGAGGGACACGGCATCGCCGGCTCTCTGGCCCGCGAGCTGTACGCCATCGCCGCGCGCGAGGGCGTGGCCGTCGCCCCTCTCTGCCCGTACGTCGTCAAGTGGGCCGAACGCCATCCCGACGAGGCTCCGGCCGCCGGGGCCGAGCTGCTGGACGCGGCCAAGCAGTGGCTGAGGGAGCACCCCGAACGGTTCTGA